The Esox lucius isolate fEsoLuc1 chromosome 5, fEsoLuc1.pri, whole genome shotgun sequence genome includes a region encoding these proteins:
- the LOC105029456 gene encoding spastin isoform X2 gives MITNLTMAKDRLALLEGASASKRRTSPPRLPTPPTRPSGLKGQPGPGLSANRCKPSSTIKPGSSRTNNVKVVPRVAGRGQNSRPASSSALRRDMKNFKNVDSKLANLILNEIIDSGSSVSFDDIAGQELAKQALQEIVILPALRPELFTGLRSPARGLLLFGPPGNGKTMLAKAVAMESNATFFNISAASLTSKWVGEGEKLVRALFAVARELQPSIIFIDEIDSLLCERREGEHDASRRLKTEFLIEFDGVQSDGAERVLVMGATNRPQELDEAVLRRFAKRVYVALPTEETRLKLLGNLLGKHGNPLNHKELAHLAKRTGGYSGSDLTSLAKDAALGPIRELGPEQVRNMAASDMRNIRYKDFEDSLKRIKPSVSPTTLDLYVRWNTEYGDTTAF, from the exons ATGATCACCAATCTCACTATGGCAAAGGACCGACTCGCTCTTTTAG AAGGTGCGTCAGCATCTAAAAGGAGAACTAGCCCTCCGCGTCTCCCCACTCCTCCTACTAGGCCGTCTGGTTTAAAGGGCCAGCCTGGACCAGGTCTCTCGGCCAATCGCTGCAAACCCTCCAGCACCATAAAACCAGGCTCCAGCAGGACCAACAATGTGAAG GTGGTGCCCCGGGTTGCAGGAAGAGGACAGAATAGCAGACCAGCGTCTTCATCAGCACTGCGAAGAGACATGAAGAACTTCAAAAATGTGGACAGCAAGCTGGCTAACCTTATATTGAATGAGATCATTGACAG TGGGTCTTCAGTGAGCTTTGACGACATTGCAGGTCAGGAGCTGGCTAAACAAGCTCTCCAGGAAATCGTCATCCTGCCTGCACTCAGACCAGAA TTGTTCACCGGTCTCAGATCCCCTGCACGAGGTCTGCTCCTATTCGGTCCTCCTGGCAACGGCAAGACCATGCTG GCCAAAGCAGTTGCTATGGAATCCAACGCCACCTTCTTTAACATCAGTGCTGCCAGTCTGACCTCTAAATGG gtgggggagggagagaagctgGTTAGAGCTCTGTTTGCTGTTGCTAGAGAACTACAGCCTTCCATCATCTTCATTG ATGAGATTGACAGCCTGCTCTGTGAGAGAAGGGAAGGGGAACACGACGCCAGCCGCCGGCTAAAAACGGAGTTTCTGATTGAGTTTGATGGG GTGCAGTCAGATGGAGCTGAAAGGGTCCTGGTGATGGGAGCTACTAACAGACCTCAGGAACTGGACGAAGCTGTCCTTCGACGATTTGCCAAAAGGGTTTACGTTGCCTTGCCAACAGAGGAG ACGCGATTGAAGTTGCTGGGTAATCTTTTGGGAAAACATGGAAACCCACTCAACCACAAAGAATTGGCCCATCTTGCAAA ACGTACAGGGGGCTACTCTGGAAGTGATCTTACCTCATTGGCTAAGGATGCCGCTCTTGGACCAATCAGGG AACTGGGACCAGAGCAAGTAAGGAATATGGCTGCCAGTGAT ATGCGTAACATTCGCTACAAAGACTTTGAGGACTCTCTGAAACGGATCAAGCCAAGTGTTAGTCCCACCACCCTGGATCTGTATGTACGATGGAACACTGAATACGGAGACACCACCGCCTTCTAG
- the LOC105029456 gene encoding spastin isoform X1, whose protein sequence is MSAKVRTGDSKDSVDIIRNYHKQAFEYISVALRIDEDEKGVKDEAVQWYQKGIAELQKGIAIEVTGQGEQYDRAKRLQTKMITNLTMAKDRLALLEGASASKRRTSPPRLPTPPTRPSGLKGQPGPGLSANRCKPSSTIKPGSSRTNNVKVVPRVAGRGQNSRPASSSALRRDMKNFKNVDSKLANLILNEIIDSGSSVSFDDIAGQELAKQALQEIVILPALRPELFTGLRSPARGLLLFGPPGNGKTMLAKAVAMESNATFFNISAASLTSKWVGEGEKLVRALFAVARELQPSIIFIDEIDSLLCERREGEHDASRRLKTEFLIEFDGVQSDGAERVLVMGATNRPQELDEAVLRRFAKRVYVALPTEETRLKLLGNLLGKHGNPLNHKELAHLAKRTGGYSGSDLTSLAKDAALGPIRELGPEQVRNMAASDMRNIRYKDFEDSLKRIKPSVSPTTLDLYVRWNTEYGDTTAF, encoded by the exons ATGTCGGCAAAAGTAAGGACGGGGGACAGCAAAGACAGCGTAGACATCATACGAAATTACCATAAACAGGCATTTGAATACATCTCCGTGGCACTTAGGATTGATGAAGATGAGAAAG GTGTTAAGGATGAGGCCGTCCAGTGGTATCAAAAAGGCATTGCAGAGCTGCAAAAGGGAATTGCTATTGAAGTGACGGGACAAG GAGAGCAATATGATCGGGCAAAGAGGCTTCAGACTAAGATGATCACCAATCTCACTATGGCAAAGGACCGACTCGCTCTTTTAG AAGGTGCGTCAGCATCTAAAAGGAGAACTAGCCCTCCGCGTCTCCCCACTCCTCCTACTAGGCCGTCTGGTTTAAAGGGCCAGCCTGGACCAGGTCTCTCGGCCAATCGCTGCAAACCCTCCAGCACCATAAAACCAGGCTCCAGCAGGACCAACAATGTGAAG GTGGTGCCCCGGGTTGCAGGAAGAGGACAGAATAGCAGACCAGCGTCTTCATCAGCACTGCGAAGAGACATGAAGAACTTCAAAAATGTGGACAGCAAGCTGGCTAACCTTATATTGAATGAGATCATTGACAG TGGGTCTTCAGTGAGCTTTGACGACATTGCAGGTCAGGAGCTGGCTAAACAAGCTCTCCAGGAAATCGTCATCCTGCCTGCACTCAGACCAGAA TTGTTCACCGGTCTCAGATCCCCTGCACGAGGTCTGCTCCTATTCGGTCCTCCTGGCAACGGCAAGACCATGCTG GCCAAAGCAGTTGCTATGGAATCCAACGCCACCTTCTTTAACATCAGTGCTGCCAGTCTGACCTCTAAATGG gtgggggagggagagaagctgGTTAGAGCTCTGTTTGCTGTTGCTAGAGAACTACAGCCTTCCATCATCTTCATTG ATGAGATTGACAGCCTGCTCTGTGAGAGAAGGGAAGGGGAACACGACGCCAGCCGCCGGCTAAAAACGGAGTTTCTGATTGAGTTTGATGGG GTGCAGTCAGATGGAGCTGAAAGGGTCCTGGTGATGGGAGCTACTAACAGACCTCAGGAACTGGACGAAGCTGTCCTTCGACGATTTGCCAAAAGGGTTTACGTTGCCTTGCCAACAGAGGAG ACGCGATTGAAGTTGCTGGGTAATCTTTTGGGAAAACATGGAAACCCACTCAACCACAAAGAATTGGCCCATCTTGCAAA ACGTACAGGGGGCTACTCTGGAAGTGATCTTACCTCATTGGCTAAGGATGCCGCTCTTGGACCAATCAGGG AACTGGGACCAGAGCAAGTAAGGAATATGGCTGCCAGTGAT ATGCGTAACATTCGCTACAAAGACTTTGAGGACTCTCTGAAACGGATCAAGCCAAGTGTTAGTCCCACCACCCTGGATCTGTATGTACGATGGAACACTGAATACGGAGACACCACCGCCTTCTAG
- the LOC105029455 gene encoding protein dpy-30 homolog: MAEDHADMDQSMESQTAKIEDTERVNADKISKQKVDLQSLPTRAYLDQTVVPVLLQGLSVLAKERPHNPIEFLAAHLLQNKSQYEDRI; the protein is encoded by the exons ATGGCTGAAG ATCACGCAGACATGGATCAGAGCATGGAAAGTCAAACAGCG AAAATCGAGGATACAGAGCGTGTTAACGCAGACAAGATCTCTAAACAGAAGGTTGATCTTCAGTCTCTCCCAACAAGGGCTTATCTGGACCAGACGGTGGTTCCAGTCCTTCTACAGGGACTCTCTGTGCTAGCTAAAGAAAG GCCGCACAATCCAATTGAATTTTTAGCCGCCCACCTGCTTCAGAACAAGTCTCAATATGAGGACCGCATTTGA
- the memo1 gene encoding protein MEMO1: MSNRTVCREASHAGSWYTASGSQLNAQLEGWLSQAQSTISPARAIIAPHAGYTYCGACAAHAYKQIDPSVTRRVFILGPSHHVPLSRCALSPAEVYRTPLYDLRVDQNVYADLWKTGMFERMSLQTDEDEHSIEMHLPYTAKAMESHKDQFSIVPVLVGALSESKEQEYGKLLSRYLADPSNLFIISSDFCHWGQRFRYTYYDEAQGEIHRSIEHLDRMGMGIIETLDPTSFTNYLKKYHNTICGRHPIGVLLNAVSELRKSGTEMNFSFLNYAQSSQCRNWQDSSVSYAAGALIVH, translated from the exons ATGTCGAACCGAACAGTGTGCAGAGAAGCAAGTCACGCTGGCAGTTGGTACACCGCCTCAG GTTCCCAGCTGAATGCCCAGCTAGAAGGCTGGCTATCTCAGGCCCAGTCCACAATCAGTCCTGCCAGAGCCATCATAGCCCC GCATGCGGGATATACCTATTGTGGAGCGTGTGCAGCTCATGCCTACAAACAAATAGACCCTTCAGTTAC TCGCAGGGTGTTCATCCTGGGTCCGTCTCATCATGTGCCCCTCTCGCGATGTGCCCTGTCCCCTGCAGAGGTGTACAGGACACCCCTCTATGACCTCAGGGTTGACCAGAATG TCTACGCTGATTTGTGGAAGACTGGGATGTTTGAGCGGATGAGTCTCCAAACTGACGAGGATGAGCACAGCATTGAAATGCATCTGCCTTATACTGCTAAAGCCATGGAGAG CCATAAGGACCAGTTCAGTATTGTCCCGGTTCTGGTGGGAGCCCTGAGTGAGTCCAAGGAACAGGAGTATGGAAAACTGCTGAGCCGATATCTGGCTGATCCCTCTAACCTGTTCATCATCTCGTCTGACTTCTGTCACTGGG GTCAGCGGTTCCGTTACACGTACTATGATGAAGCTCAAGGAGAGATCCACAGGTCCATTGAACATCTAGATAGAATG ggtATGGGCATCATAGAAACACTGGACCCCACATCTTTCACCAACTACCTGAAGAAATACCACAACACTATCTGTGGACGACATCCTATCGGGGTGCTGCTAAAC gccGTCTCTGAGCTGAGGAAGAGTGGAACAGAGATGAACTTCTCCTTCCTGAACTATGCCCAGTCGTCCCAGTGCAGGAACTGGCAGGACAGCTCTGTTAGCTATGCCGCTGGGGCCCTCATCGTACATTGA